The genomic DNA GCCGTGCAGCGGTAGGCTCAAATTGGGTCAAGGTATAATTCCTGCGGTCGTTCTATTATATTCGAATTTTGTAAAACAAAACTTATCATACCTTGGCTTGCCCTCGTGATGGGCGGACGAATAGTAATATCCTTTAAATAAATCTGAGATAAAACCTAATAAGAGTAGCTGGACTGCACGTACCCATCATACTTCCTGTTAACTTCCCTTCATATCCAATCCGCAATTTGGCCTTGCTTCCCTTGGGAAGTGGAGTAGTAAGCTGCACCGATGCGCGCTCAGACTTCTCATCCACCCCTGTAAGCTTGACGCTCTGGGTTTGCTCAGTCTTGAGGGCCTCCGATGTTACATTAAGGCCATTCTCGTGAAGAATGAGATTAGATGAATTGAAGGTGATGATTGAGGTCTCTTCCACGATATCGAGACTTAACGATTTATGTCAGTGTGCAAAGTGAAGGCAAGATAACGCAACGCACTCTATGATTACAAATCCCTTGAATGTGAGTGCATCCAGGTCTGTTTGGATTGTAAGATCGTAGTGCGTCGGGCGTGCATTTGTCGGGAGTCTATACTCTTCACGAGGTTTGGGAGTATCTTGTTGCGCGGGAGCAGACATCGCTATGTTGTGGCTGGATGTAAAGCAAGGGCGACGGTGGAGCTGGAATCGATCTTGAGCCTTATTTATCAAGAAGTAAGCGATCTCCAGATCAGCTGAGAGATGATTCCAGGGTACCCACCTTGCGCCGTGGGCGTGTGGACTTGGAATCTGGAACAGAAAATCTTGATGAGTACCCAAGTGTACTCGCAGCGAAAAACTTTGAGCTCGCAATTCCTTGCGCGCGCCCGAGCCTCAAATTTAAAGGCCGCGCCTGCCTAGCTATGCGCGATACCGGATGGAACATATATGGTTGCACGTGGTCCAAATCACAAATTGATCATCTGAGGGTTCGATATACAGAAATAGCGTATCTCATGTAACGCGCCAATATATAGCACTACAGTTCCAGCCGGCTACGGCAGTTTCCTCTACGCTCCCTTTTCCGCAACTGCGCCCCTGCATATCTATCAATGCGACCTTTTCGCGATTTTTGAGCATCATTCGTCCAACTACACCTCCAAGCGCAGACACATGGCTCGGGACACATAAATTAGCGCGTTTTCCGTTGCCCAGCTGACCATCGGCATTATAACCAAGTACGAGGACATCGTGACCCACCGGATGAGCTCGGTGCGCACTTGGGGCCTCGCCAAGTGTCCCGGTGTCGAGAGTCAACAAGGCATGAGATGTCTGGGGGGCAGGCGAGACCGAAATCGAGCGCGTCCGAAGCGGTTGCACGGAACGCGTAGCTTCATTGTCTAATCAGAGAGATTCAATAACGTCATCTAATAAATACAAGATTTGACTTCGCACTTACATTCGGTAATTCCACTGACAGATTTGACTTTAACCGGGGCTCCCTGTAACTGCAAGAATTGGCCGTTTCCTAGGCCGCCCCACTGACCCATACCACATGCCAATACATCTACGGAAGCAGTGTTATCGGGAGCAATCACATCTACAACAAAGTACGCTATATCACCGCCTGATGAAGTGAAATATTTGTATTAGACGTGGGTACCAATACGTGGGCGAGCCATTCATGTACGCACCTGTCGCTAGACCAGTGCATTTCACGTTACTTCCGGCCGGATAATTGCGAGATAGTATTACTTCTGTAGGGATAGTCACCGCTTCTTTAACTACCGTAGCGCCCAGCCCGAGTTGTCTAAAGCATGGACCTGTTAGCTTAGTAGACGAAGAAAGTGAAAAATACCTTCATACCCAAACGAATTAGCACCCCAGGTCAGGACCCGTCCATCTTCGGTTCTCACATAGCTACACCGGTCCCCGGCCGAGGCTTGAGCAATTTTCAGCCCCCTTAACGAGGGAATCTCAAACAGCATATCACAAAAGCCAATACCAGGATCCACATATGTTGATGAACCTGTTTGTCCGGTGCGCACAAAGGGGGTGGCGAGTGCATGAGGGTCCTCCAAAATACGAGGCGTTAGTTCAATAGGGATGCGTGGGGCAATGGATGGATTTTCAGCGGTGCTATCTGGAAGCGTAAATTTACGGAAACCGAGTTGACCATAAGTATTCGCAGAAAGTGAAATAGGCAGTGAAAATGTTCGTCCTTGAGATGTAAGTGCAATAAGGTGATCGCGTCCCGCTGAGATAGATGTAAACCTGAAAAAGTATTCGATTAAGTGATCGCAAGAATGCCTATAGGGGATAACATGCGTACTTTTCGCCGCGGTTCAACTTACTGTCAACCTTCAGTTCAAGATAGTCGACCAGAAAATTACCACccagccacccaccaaggttCCACCAGGAACCTTCCGTAGTGTCATTTCTAGTTTGCTTTTCTGAATCCTGGGATAGCACGTATATTTTTCCTGTCTTTTCTGATAGAGCAAAGACTCTGGCAGCTGATAAAGCAATTTGAGATACATTCTGGGACCAAGGAATGAGCATGAGCTTATCTAGaccgcatatatgctatcCCTTACCTTTCCTGACAACGTCCTTTGAGGCCCGCCACTTGAGTTTCCTTCTCCGTAGTAAGCATCGCCCCATTGGTAGACATCTCCCGCGGCATCGACACAAGCGGCGTGCTTTTCGTGAAAAGCTAGATCTCGCAAGGCTAAACCGGTCCAGGATATGACATCCTCTGGCGTTCGAATGGTATCTTTACCTGAACCAGGTGACAAAATATTATATCTGAATGTACGCGCTTAATATCAAAGAAGCGTGCTGTCCAATGATGCAAGTACTTACTTGTTTGAACCCCATACGTATGTATGGAGTTTTCCGTCGTCCTCCAACTTCAGCGGCGCAGTGTTTTTTGACCCAGAAATCGAGGCTGCTATAGAGTTAGGGTCTTCGTTATGTGCTACTTGTGCCGCGTTGAATGCGTAGATCGTGGCTGTGGCAGCGGCAAGAGCTGCTCCAGTAATAAATGCTCCAGAATTTCGAGTCCCAAAACCTTGTGTCCTCGAAGTGCGCGTGGTAGTACCAATCCATCTTCTTCCTACACCATTCGTATGAATCGCACCTGCACTCCTGGTACTTCTAGCAACAGATAACCCAGACCTGATCATCGTAGACGAGATGAAAGCAATGGCGTCAAGCACCAGAGACGCAGATCGGCGACCAACCAAATTGTGGGAAATTCAGGGTCCTTAGTAGTGTTACCAAACAGCAAATGACTGATTAGCAATTGGGTGCATTTCCTGATCGCTGCCGCTTGCGACTGACCTCAATCCGACCTTGTCATCGATGGCCTCTGTAGTCCGAACAGCGATCAGAAGGGCAAGGCCCGTTCATAATATTAGGCCGTTCTCCAATGCGGCGCCACGGAGGTCAGATGCGCTGTTCGTGGTGCGTAGTTTGTGTGGGATTGAGGTGGGATGCGTTTTGACCAGGACGTATAGCATCGAGATACCCCATACAATAACCCCAAGGTACATTTCATGAAGTAGTTCATCTGCGGAAACAGGTGCTGATCGGATGTGATATGAAGATCCCGTTCAAGTTTACGGACGAGAACCTCAAAGTTGCGGAGGAGACTATCGCCAAGTACCCACCTCAATACAAAAAGGCCGCAGTTATCCCGTTACTTGATCTCGCACAGCGTCAGAACAAGGGATGGACAAGCATCAGCGCGATGAATTATGTTGCTGAGTTGTTGGAGATGCCTCCTATGAGGGTGTATGAGGTTGCTACTTTCTACACAATGTTCAATCGGTACGTCTCTTGATTACCTTTATAATGAATCAATTACTTAACAATAGAAATCACCAGCGAGCCGATTGGAACAAACTTTATTCAAGTCTGCACGACAACTCCTTGCATGCTTCGTGGTTCCACAGAAATCCTCGAAACTGTTAAATCTCACCTCGGCGGTATCAAGGTCGGGGACACAACCAAAGACGGTAAATTCACGCTGGCAGAAGTTGAATGCCTGGGTGCATGCAGCAATGCCCCAATGTTGGCGATGAACGATGATTTCTATGTTAGTGACCATTTGCCAGGCTTTATACAATTAATAACACCCCGTTGCACATTGATAGGAGGATCTCACTCCCGAGACTACAAAAAAGATCTTGGATGCTTTTGCTAAAGGCGAAAAGCCCAAGCCGGGCCCTCAGAGTGGGCGCCAGACGAGCGAAAACTCTGCTGGTCTTACTGCACTCACGAGCAAGGTATACCAGGCTTATCGAGCGTTTATTCCATCCACTAACATGTCCTGATAGCCCTATGGTCCTGGAGAGCACTGCTCACCCGAATTCGCATAGAGGCGGTCCTATGTAGCTATATCATAAATGTTTATTTTTACACTGGCTCATTTGTTTGAGAGAGAATGGTTATccaaacccaaaccaaccTATCGACCACGCATTTACTGTGAACGGGTCAAGGAGGGATCACAGGTCATATCATTGTAACTCGCCAAGTCGTATGGTACACGTAGATAGAATTGGTAAACCAAGAAAAGACAGacaatcaaaggagaagtATGGATTTGAGCGAATACGGTGTGTGATAAATATTTGTATGTGAAAGAAACAAAGGCACTAAAATTGATTCAGTATTAAAATTGAACTTCATTCGGATACTTAGTGGTGAATAAGAAGAGAATGCAGGCCAAGCGACTTGACTGCCTTCGCTGGCATACGACGCTTCCTCACGTCCTTGCGAAGGGCTTTTGCATTCGCAAGCATAACAGAGCGCAGACCGCTGAAGCCCTCCTTGCGCTTTGAAATATAGTCAAGGACGTTGATATGAACATTGGCTTTGACCATGGCAATAGCTGCCCCATGGGACGTGGGCAACGTGTTGGGTGTGCAGATACGGAATTCAAGTAACAAGGCACGGTTGAGCAAGTAACGATAAGCAGCAGTCGGGTGTTCCGGAGGGCTAAGCATATGTCTGATCGAAATAGACATCGTTTGAGCTTGTCCGTTCTAAAAAGATATTAATTACTTACTCGTCAAGCTGTTTGATCGCCTCGTCATACGCTTCTTCATCAGGACTATCACTTCTCTCGGATATATCATTGACAGGCGAGAACAGGGATAGGCGTACACGAGGCGCCTCATCCTCGGACGAGACGGGTGACCCACCGGCAGTTACAGGGGCGACAAGAGGATTGACAGCAGCTTTCGATCTAGCCTTGGTTTCGACTTAGATTTCTTGGGTTTGGCAGACGTATTGGCCACTGATTTCTTCTGAGCCGCTTCCTTGGCTGCCTTCTTGGCTGCCTTCTGAGCCTCTTTCTTTGCAAGCTCCTCCTTACGCTGCTGCTTTCGGTCCAAGTTAAGCTGACGACGGATAGTATGCTCCAACGGTTTGAACCCGAGCTTGACTCTAGCTATATTCATTGCACTCCACATCTTCTTTGTGACAAGGAGGCAGTAGGAATTGGAGGGCGTGCTTTGGTGACTGCTGGGTCGGGACCGACGCTGTGGGGGCCACGATAGGCACAGGGACTGGAACTGCCGTTGGGGCCGGAGTGAAAGGAGCGTAAGGTATTTCTCCACCATCAGAAGGAGTAGGCGGTGAAAGTGGTGCGGAAGCCAAGATAGTGGCGATAGTGTTGGTTGTAATGGCTGGTGTATGCATACCAGCTGGAGTGGAACGACGCAAGGTGCCAGCAGCCAGCACTGTGGGGAGGGCCGGCCGGATAGTTGCGATACTCTCGTTCCCATGTACCGTACCGAGAGCGGCAATTGGACGATGGGCGGTGGGAGTTTCGAGTCGGTCGTGAGTAATTGTTACGGTGCGAGCCCGTGCGTGAGTAAGGACACTTCCGTCGGCGTCCGAGTCAGAGTCGTAGAGGCTACCGACAGACGAGTCATCTTCACGGTCCGAGGCATCGGATTCATGACCATGTTCAAATATAGGGCGGGGAATTGCTGCCGGAGGACGGGGTGTCGCATCCAAGCGAGGTGGCAAGAACGTGGGTGGACGGGGTGTATTTGGTGCAGATTGGGTGATGTTCTGAACAAAAATATGTTCGTCGTCACTGGATTCACTCAGGTCGGTGGGAGCAGAGACAAGGCTCCCGGAATCTGAATCTGAAATGACAATACCTGCCACTGCTTGGGTGACAAGAACAATCTCGAAATCGCTATCGGACTGAGAGCCAGAGCTGAGCTCAAGCTCGGTATCAGAAGCCGAGATGACTCCAAGGTTGGAGGAGATAGCCGACATCGGGATCGACAGGGAGCACAAGAGAACGTAAAACAGTGAAATATATAAGCAAAATGGAGCCACTCGAGTGTGTTGGTGGCAAAAGAAAGTTGGGTTGACCGAGGGGCACTCGCAACGTCTTGCGCACAATGAAGGGAGTGTGTGTTATAAGCTGGGTAGGCGCTGGTGAGTGTACTTGCTCGGGCGATCCCACGAGGCAAGGCTCTTAAATCGAACAGAGAGCTCCCGAGATGGTCTTCGTGGACCAATGCGACGGCCTATTCCTTATTGGGTGGCGAGCTACAATTTGTCAGCAAAGGACAAATAGCTGGGCAGAATGGAAATGTGTAAACGTTTCATGCTGTCACAAGGTGTCTCTATGCATGCTGCGGGGAGAGCGCAGCCAATGCAACCGGATTAATATACAAAATGGCTACCAGCATTATCGTTGATACAAAGCCCAAACTTCCTTATATCGACAGCGTCCTGTTTCCAGGTTTAATTATGGGTTCGATCACGATCGCCAAATGAACCCCGCATCCGGAGACGGTATCATCGGAAGCAAATACCTTGTCCCCCAAGCGTCGATGATGACGGTCCAGCCCACGATGAATGCGGCAATGTCAACACTCAGCAATAGCGTGGGCCGCGACAAGAAACACAAGATAATTCTGAACAAAATACACGATATCCTCAAAGCATTGGTAAGCTTGTCTTCTCCGCGCGCCACCCGGAACACGTTGACTCTTCACTGTTCGTATGCAGGAAGCGGATGAGTTGTCTGGATCTGAGATAGTGGAGCACGGGGCGCGATTGGTGGAGGTCATGCCTGAAAGCATAGCTAGCCTTCACAAGACGTTTCCTCGGCCAACTCTTGCTTTTTGCGCAGCGACTGTTGGCCGGCTCTTTGAGGCTAAGCTCGAGCCCACGTTAGAGAGGAGCGACGAAGGGAGCGCCAAAGCGTGGGAGGACATCATTTTCCGAGGTTTTATGGAGCCAATTCTGGTAGGTAGTATGGCGTGTCTCTTCTGAATCTGGATCTGATCCCATTTTCAGAGTATCGTCGATTCGGAGGATCAAGGTTCGGGCCCGATATATTCCCACTCGTGTTCTCTAACATTTGAGCAGACGTAAGCGTTGTGGGCGATGTAATGTGTCAAGTAATATGTGGAATCATGCGGTCCTCGTGGACCCAGAGCTTTGGTGGACGCTTTGCACGTTCCGTGAGTACCCTAGACCGAGACTAGTCGCAGCATCTGATTGTTTGCTATAGCTGGCTCTTACACTTTTATATACATGCTCATCTCCAAGTAACAAGGTGATGCTACTGGACCCTTCTATCTTTGGGGTGTACGTGCTTCCCCTCTAGAGACTCGACCCTTGGCTCACAAGTATCTCTTTATCAGTGAAACGCTCTCAAAGCTCATCATTGATGCAAAAGGTACGCATACATTCGCTTTAATGACTCATTGCAGACCGTTGAACCTATTTCGGTTTAGACTACCTCCATTTAGACACTCTTCTCGAACTTTCTTTCACTATGTTCTCGTCAAAGAGCGGCAAACTGACGCGCAAGGCCTATGCTGATAGCCTCTTCGGTAGCAGATATGCGCTCGAAAGGCTTCCTGATGAAATATCCAACGAACTGGCTAGCATACACTCGGTTACGAATGGAGGTAACTCTGAGAAGGTACTGCATGCGGAGTTCTCCTGGTAACCCCCTATCACTGAATTTAACTATTGTGCATAGCATGTTCTCGACATTATGCGAACAATGTCAACGGCCGGGATTGAGAGGCATGTAGCTCGGTACACCGTGCTCCGCTATGAACTTAATTATGCCCTAGGCCTCAACTGTTTATGACGAAAGACTTATCGTACTGTGGCACGCAGTTTACTCAAACACCGCCAAGCAACGTCATCATACTCGATTATGAGAACCTGTGCATAGTATTCTGCGATAAGGTATACCCTGTCTTCCGTGTTTGTGATATGATATTTAACCATTATTTTTCGTCTAGAATGGGGACAATGATGTCTTAATCATTACAATTACCACAGTAAAAAACATCGAACTAATCTCTCAGGATGGTCAGTAACAGTTAAGTTGGGTTGCCACACGTCTGTATTGATCTGCAATACTGTATAGCATCGCGCATAATTGTAGAGCTTGAGGTTACCGAGCCGCCTCTCATATCCTCTAGCCGAGAGGTGCTGGCGATTCCCGATACTCACATTCCAGGATCGCCACTGAAGACACGGCTTTCTATTGCCTCGCCGGATATATTTGGACTCAAAGCCGCTCTTGCTGCGCGCGATCTGGTCAGCTGGAATCGATGGAATCAGGTTGATATTATCTAACTGCGAGTCTAGGGTAGTATTTTAAACGACAACAGCACGTTAATACGACACTCCTCCTTGGCGAGCACCAAGATATCCAACGCTATTTTCAGCGTCCACCTGAAAAAGAATAGAAATCCAAGCAACGTaagacaaagaaaaaaacTAGCCATTGGGCGTGAAATCTTTAAGTTAATAATAATTTTACAGGAGCAGGCCGAAGAAATGATTCGGAAATGAAAGTGATTGATCGTGCCATTTTAGACAGTTACTTATACTACCCGATTTTGCAGACGTCAACTTGCCTTCGTCAAGAGATTCGTCACCGCCAACCCCCACCGAACCCACTGAATTTGCCGCTCGAGCTGCGCAACCCCGATCTCTGCTCCAGCGGATTTCAGCTGTTCCTGACACAGCGATGCGGGCGATTGCAACTCCTGAGCTCAAGGAGTCTACCAATGTAGTTCCTTCAACCCTGCATCCTACAGCATCGCCTGGCCTGCGCTCACCTGCTACCGCACCGACTGAAACATCTACCGCTAAAACTGTGGGACCAGCCCCGACTAGGACCAAACGTGTTGCGGCTGAGAAATCCCAAAGGGCTACCAAGCTCGCTACATTGGCATATGCGGATGAATCGGAACTCACTGACGTTGATCCGGAAGACACGCCAGAGCACTCTGAATCTCAGACAACGACAAATAATCAGGCTGGCGATGCCCCCATTCTACCTACCCCACCTCGCACTCGTGCTCGAGTCCGACAAATGAAGCCAGTTGGGAAAACGCTAGTTCCTTCCA from Rhizoctonia solani chromosome 16, complete sequence includes the following:
- a CDS encoding peptidase family M1 protein; its protein translation is MIRSGLSVARSTRSAGAIHTNGVGRRWIGTTTRTSRTQGFGTRNSGAFITGAALAAATATIYAFNAAQVAHNEDPNSIAASISGSKNTAPLKLEDDGKLHTYVWGSNKYNILSPGSGKDTIRTPEDVISWTGLALRDLAFHEKHAACVDAAGDVYQWGDAYYGEGNSSGGPQRTLSGKNVSQIALSAARVFALSEKTGKIYVLSQDSEKQTRNDTTEGSWWNLGGWLGGNFLVDYLELKVDSKLNRGEKFTSISAGRDHLIALTSQGRTFSLPISLSANTYGQLGFRKFTLPDSTAENPSIAPRIPIELTPRILEDPHALATPFVRTGQTGSSTYVDPGIGFCDMLFEIPSLRGLKIAQASAGDRCSYVRTEDGRVLTWGANSFGQLGLGATVVKEAVTIPTEVILSRNYPAGSNVKCTGLATGGDIAYFVVDVIAPDNTASVDVLACGMGQWGGLGNGQFLQLQGAPVKVKSVSGITEYNEATRSVQPLRTRSISVSPAPQTSHALLTLDTGTLGEAPSAHRAHPVGHDVLVLGYNADGQLGNGKRANLCVPSHVSALGGVVGRMMLKNREKVALIDMQGRSCGKGSVEETAVAGWNYSKSTRPRRKAQDRFQLHRRPCFTSSHNIAMSAPAQQDTPKPREEYRLPTNARPTHYDLTIQTDLDALTFKGFVIIDLDIVEETSIITFNSSNLILHENGLNVTSEALKTEQTQSVKLTGVDEKSERASVQLTTPLPKGSKAKLRIGYEGKLTGSMMGYYYSSAHHEGKPRNYTLTQFEPTAARRAFPCWDEPALKATYSVTMISREDTVSLSNMPATNEKPFVESEVSESEKGGVGKLVKMKMKTKVEGTTVNQKGWKITTFEKSPPMSSYLVAFANGHFEHLESSYTSPISGKTRPLRIYATKDIIHQAQFALDVKAKVLPIYEKVFDVEYPLPKLDTLVANDFDAGAMENWGLITGRTSVFLFDEKKSDLAAKKRVATVQSHECAHMWFGDIVTMNWWNSLWLNEGFATIAGEVIIIDKVFPEWRVHSEFITHHLERALELDAQRSSHPIEVDCPDANQINQIFDALSYSKAASMLRMLARYVGEDTFLKGVSIYLKKRLYGNSDPKDLWDGITEAAGVDVGKVMKNWVFEIGFPFLTVTETADGIHVRQDRFLSTGDATDAENQTIWHIPLSLLTVGADGKATVDHSIVLSERETDIKLDTSRPWKLNAGTVGVFRSAYTPERLAKLGEEASRSGSVFSLEDRVGLVSDAMVLARAGYGKTSGGLNLISRLHDESEHLVWEGIASHLNTIEKVWWEQPAEQLEALKAFRRYLFTPLVKKLGYDFDDNDAPDVRQLRTLAITQSATAQDETVIKELRSRFAHFHSTGDDSKIPADLQRIIYRTAVHYGGEEEYEAVKKIAENPPTPSSKIAAMLAMTYAQDNSLVEKTLQYMDTSVKDQDIMYYFAGLSGNRASRRRIAKYFKENYEKIYKRFEGNFSLNYLVKYSFDSFSTEKDAKDVEEFFKDKDTSKYNLALAQTLDSIRASTKWLDRSRDDVAEWLADWEKKMKA
- a CDS encoding NADH dehydrogenase (ubiquinone) flavoprotein 2 is translated as MASVVRTAIRRARPVHNIRPFSNAAPRRSDALFVHRDTPYNNPKIPFKFTDENLKVAEETIAKYPPQYKKAAVIPLLDLAQRQNKGWTSISAMNYVAELLEMPPMRVYEVATFYTMFNREPIGTNFIQVCTTTPCMLRGSTEILETVKSHLGGIKVGDTTKDGKFTLAEVECLGACSNAPMLAMNDDFYEDLTPETTKKILDAFAKGEKPKPGPQSGRQTSENSAGLTALTSKPYGPGEHCSPEFA